One stretch of Pseudomonas sp. NC02 DNA includes these proteins:
- a CDS encoding GntR family transcriptional regulator, whose translation MNILSSDSRLPLYQRFRDHLIEQIANNHWRAGAAIPPEAVLSTQYQLSTGTVRKAIEALVGEGILERQQGRGTFVRRPKFQSSLFRCFRFQGPGGECQLPQSRILSVKPVKAPLSVSEVLGLAADAPVICIVRVHVLDTGPVLAEEIWLPRERFQALLDVDLTRQGLLLYPTYEEVCGQVVASAEEALTAESIDDVWARWLQVPVGSPVMVIERLARDYAGQPLELRRGRGHAEHFRYRVDIR comes from the coding sequence ATGAATATACTGTCGAGTGACTCCCGCCTGCCGTTGTACCAGCGTTTTCGGGATCATCTGATTGAGCAGATTGCCAATAATCACTGGCGTGCCGGTGCGGCTATTCCCCCTGAAGCGGTGTTGTCCACCCAGTACCAGCTGTCTACCGGCACCGTGCGTAAAGCGATCGAGGCGTTGGTGGGCGAGGGCATTCTGGAGCGCCAGCAGGGCCGTGGTACGTTTGTGCGCCGCCCGAAGTTTCAGTCGTCGTTGTTCCGGTGTTTCCGCTTCCAGGGCCCGGGCGGTGAATGCCAGCTGCCGCAGAGCCGGATCCTGTCCGTCAAGCCGGTGAAGGCGCCGTTGTCGGTGAGCGAGGTGCTGGGGCTGGCAGCGGATGCGCCGGTAATCTGCATCGTGCGGGTACACGTGCTGGACACCGGGCCAGTGCTGGCCGAGGAAATCTGGCTGCCGCGCGAGCGGTTCCAGGCGCTGCTGGACGTGGATCTGACCCGGCAGGGATTGCTGTTGTACCCCACTTACGAAGAAGTCTGCGGGCAAGTAGTCGCTTCTGCCGAGGAAGCCCTCACCGCCGAGTCCATCGATGACGTGTGGGCCCGCTGGTTGCAGGTGCCGGTGGGCAGCCCGGTGATGGTGATCGAGCGGCTGGCCCGGGATTACGCCGGCCAACCCCTGGAGTTGCGACGCGGCCGTGGCCACGCCGAACATTTCCGTTATCGCGTGGATATACGCTGA
- a CDS encoding TonB-dependent receptor: MTARPLPYCPRPLKALSLAVALAAVAPLQNAQAEDAAPSSAARSYNIAAGPLGNVLAQFAALSGVPLSFDSTLLNDQQSPGLQGSYSAQSGFAQLLQGSGYTLQGTGTNGYTVVPQASGGALELGATTISGEASGAQADTYAGGQVARSARLGVLGNRSINDVPFSVVSYTSKTIADQQARTVGDVLLNDASVRQSSGFGNFSQVFTIRGLPLSTDDIAFNGLYGVLPRQIITTEALERVELFKGPNAFVNGVSPSGSGIGGSVNLVPKRAEDTPTRSVTLDYASDSQAGGHIDLGQRFGEDNRFGARVNLARHGGETAVDDENKSSQLIAVALDYRGERLRVSTDFGYQKERINNGRSVVYLTGTKVPSPPSAKDNYAQDWSWSQLEDTYGMVNAEYDLNDNWTAYAAGGAKHTRENGQYSSLYVANDGSAKVGFLYSPHDEDNKSAMAGLNGHFATGPVTHQMNFGLSGIWGEQRSSYEAILQANRQPGNLYDPTQTPRPTNTYFGSDIHDPRVVGKNRIKSAAVSDTLGFLDDRVLLTLGVRRQTIEVDSWNTATGARGTPYSESITTPVYGLVIKPWEHVSFYANRIEGLAQGPTAPLTNVTNPGEVFPPKRSKQTEAGVKLDWENYGATLGVYRIEQPNNATTRFPGQKFDTFTVDGEQINKGVELNVFGEPIDGLRLLAGATWMDTEQKSTSNGATDGNRAAGVPRFQYNVGADWDVPGIQGAAVSARMLRTGGEYVNAANSLSIPAWTRVDLGARYGFKADDKYITLRANVENVANKAYWSSASTANNYLTQGEPRTVKLSATVDF, translated from the coding sequence ATGACCGCCAGACCGCTCCCGTACTGCCCCCGTCCGTTGAAGGCACTGAGCCTGGCGGTCGCCCTTGCCGCCGTCGCACCGTTGCAGAACGCCCAGGCAGAAGACGCTGCGCCAAGTAGTGCGGCGCGTAGCTATAACATCGCGGCGGGGCCGCTGGGGAATGTGCTGGCGCAGTTTGCGGCGTTGTCCGGGGTGCCGTTGTCGTTCGATTCGACGTTGCTCAACGATCAACAAAGCCCGGGGCTGCAAGGCAGCTACAGCGCACAATCGGGTTTTGCCCAGTTGCTGCAAGGCAGCGGCTACACCCTGCAAGGCACCGGCACCAACGGTTATACCGTGGTGCCCCAGGCCAGCGGCGGTGCGTTGGAGTTGGGCGCCACCACCATCAGCGGTGAAGCGAGCGGGGCGCAGGCAGACACGTATGCCGGTGGCCAGGTGGCACGTTCTGCACGCCTGGGCGTGTTGGGCAATCGGTCCATCAACGACGTGCCATTCAGCGTGGTCAGCTACACCTCGAAAACCATCGCCGACCAACAAGCGCGAACCGTCGGCGACGTTTTGCTCAACGACGCGTCGGTGCGCCAGTCGTCCGGGTTTGGCAACTTCTCCCAGGTGTTCACCATTCGCGGGCTGCCGCTGAGCACCGATGACATCGCATTCAACGGCCTGTACGGCGTGCTGCCCCGGCAGATCATCACTACCGAAGCCCTGGAACGGGTGGAGTTGTTCAAGGGCCCGAATGCCTTCGTCAACGGCGTGTCGCCCTCGGGCAGCGGGATCGGCGGCAGCGTCAACCTGGTGCCCAAGCGCGCTGAAGACACGCCCACCCGCAGCGTCACCCTCGATTACGCCAGCGACAGCCAGGCCGGCGGCCACATCGACCTCGGCCAACGCTTTGGCGAAGACAACCGCTTTGGTGCCCGGGTCAACCTGGCGCGGCACGGCGGCGAAACCGCTGTGGATGACGAAAACAAAAGCTCGCAGTTGATCGCCGTCGCCCTGGATTATCGCGGCGAGCGCTTGCGGGTCTCCACCGACTTTGGCTACCAGAAAGAACGCATCAATAACGGCCGCTCGGTGGTCTACCTGACCGGCACCAAAGTCCCCAGCCCGCCGTCGGCCAAGGACAACTACGCCCAGGACTGGAGCTGGTCGCAGCTGGAAGACACCTACGGCATGGTCAACGCCGAGTATGACTTGAACGATAACTGGACGGCCTACGCGGCAGGTGGCGCCAAGCACACTCGGGAGAACGGTCAGTATTCGTCGCTGTATGTCGCCAACGATGGCAGCGCCAAGGTGGGCTTCCTCTATTCACCCCATGACGAAGACAACAAAAGCGCCATGGCCGGCTTGAACGGGCACTTTGCGACGGGGCCGGTGACCCATCAGATGAACTTCGGGCTGTCGGGGATCTGGGGCGAGCAGCGCTCGTCCTACGAGGCGATCCTGCAAGCCAACCGCCAGCCCGGCAACCTGTACGACCCGACGCAAACGCCGCGACCTACCAACACCTATTTCGGCAGTGATATTCACGACCCACGGGTTGTCGGCAAGAACCGCATCAAGAGTGCGGCGGTGTCCGACACCCTGGGCTTTTTGGATGATCGGGTGCTGTTGACCCTGGGCGTGCGGCGCCAGACCATCGAGGTGGACAGTTGGAACACGGCCACGGGGGCACGGGGTACACCGTACTCCGAGTCCATCACCACACCGGTCTATGGCCTGGTGATCAAACCATGGGAGCACGTGTCGTTCTACGCCAACCGTATCGAAGGCCTGGCCCAGGGCCCGACGGCGCCACTCACGAACGTGACCAACCCCGGCGAAGTCTTCCCGCCCAAGCGCAGCAAGCAGACGGAAGCCGGGGTGAAGCTGGACTGGGAAAACTATGGCGCCACGCTGGGTGTGTACCGCATCGAACAGCCGAACAACGCGACCACCCGGTTTCCGGGCCAGAAGTTCGACACCTTCACTGTCGACGGTGAACAGATCAACAAAGGCGTGGAACTCAACGTGTTCGGCGAGCCCATCGACGGCCTGCGCCTGCTGGCCGGTGCCACCTGGATGGACACCGAACAGAAGAGCACTTCCAACGGCGCCACCGACGGCAACCGCGCCGCGGGTGTGCCGCGCTTCCAGTACAACGTCGGTGCGGATTGGGATGTGCCGGGCATCCAGGGTGCGGCGGTCAGCGCACGGATGCTGCGCACCGGTGGCGAATACGTCAACGCCGCCAACAGCCTGAGTATCCCGGCCTGGACCCGCGTCGACCTGGGGGCGCGTTATGGCTTCAAGGCGGATGACAAATACATCACCCTGCGCGCCAACGTCGAAAACGTAGCGAACAAGGCGTACTGGTCGTCGGCGTCGACGGCCAATAACTACCTGACCCAGGGTGAGCCGCGGACAGTGAAATTGTCGGCGACGGTGGATTTCTGA
- a CDS encoding DUF924 family protein — MAVIEFWKQAGPKLWFAKDEGFDRRFREAFYTTHLQAARRELESWMQTPEGALALLLLLDQFPRNTFRGTAHMFATDPLARLYARQMVEAGMDKSIETPLRAFCYLPFEHSEDPGDQQLSVALNKDLDANTYRWAKEHARIIERFGRFPHRNEVLARVTTEEERAFLEDGGFSG, encoded by the coding sequence ATGGCGGTTATTGAGTTCTGGAAACAGGCGGGGCCCAAGCTGTGGTTTGCCAAGGATGAAGGGTTTGACCGGCGTTTTCGCGAGGCTTTCTACACCACGCATTTGCAGGCGGCCCGGCGCGAACTGGAGAGCTGGATGCAAACGCCGGAGGGCGCGCTGGCGTTGCTGTTGCTGCTGGACCAGTTCCCGCGCAATACCTTCCGTGGCACGGCGCATATGTTCGCCACCGACCCGCTGGCGCGTTTGTACGCGCGGCAGATGGTCGAGGCGGGGATGGACAAGTCGATCGAAACCCCGTTGCGGGCGTTTTGTTATTTGCCCTTCGAGCATTCTGAAGATCCCGGGGATCAACAGCTGTCGGTGGCCCTGAACAAGGACCTTGATGCCAATACCTACCGCTGGGCCAAGGAGCACGCCCGCATCATCGAGCGGTTCGGACGCTTTCCTCATCGTAATGAGGTGTTGGCCAGGGTCACGACAGAGGAGGAGCGGGCGTTCCTGGAAGACGGTGGCTTTTCGGGCTAG
- the yfcF gene encoding glutathione transferase: MNHRPLSLYVDAHFTSPYAMSAFVTLREKGLEFELLTLNLDTAENQTDAYTHLSLTGRVPTLVQGEFALSESSAITEYLEDVFPQVPVYPAEPRQRARARQVQAWLRSDLMPIRQERSTLVVFYGLKGEPLSPVAEAAAHTLINAAQALLADGRDYLFGAWSIADVDLAVMLNRLILNGDSVPANLVAYAQRQWQRPSVQEWVKQARPSL; encoded by the coding sequence GTGAACCATCGCCCGCTGAGCCTGTACGTTGACGCCCATTTCACCAGTCCCTACGCGATGTCGGCGTTTGTGACCCTGCGGGAAAAGGGCCTTGAATTTGAACTGCTCACGTTGAACCTCGACACGGCCGAGAACCAGACTGACGCGTACACGCACTTGTCGCTGACGGGGCGCGTGCCGACCCTGGTGCAGGGTGAGTTTGCGCTGTCCGAGTCATCGGCGATTACCGAGTACCTGGAGGATGTGTTCCCGCAGGTGCCGGTGTACCCGGCCGAACCCCGCCAGCGGGCGAGAGCGCGGCAGGTACAGGCGTGGTTGCGCAGTGACTTGATGCCGATTCGGCAGGAACGCTCGACCCTGGTGGTGTTTTACGGGCTCAAGGGCGAACCGCTGTCGCCGGTTGCTGAAGCAGCGGCCCACACGCTGATCAACGCGGCGCAGGCGCTGTTGGCCGACGGCCGCGACTACCTGTTCGGCGCGTGGTCGATTGCCGACGTGGACCTGGCCGTGATGCTCAACCGGCTGATCCTCAACGGTGACAGCGTGCCCGCCAACCTGGTGGCGTACGCCCAGCGCCAATGGCAACGGCCTTCGGTCCAGGAATGGGTCAAGCAGGCACGACCGTCGCTGTAG
- a CDS encoding HoxN/HupN/NixA family nickel/cobalt transporter, which translates to MILRLAQIFSDSSTRVRAKLFGIYGLLIGINVVAWIWALVAFHEHPVLLGTALLAYGFGLRHAVDADHIAAIDNVTRKLMQEKKRPVAVGFFFSLGHSSVVVLASIGVAFAASVMQARFEGFKAIGGVIGTSVSASFLLVIALMNLVILHAIYKAWRHVRQGGAYVEDDFDLLLADRGFMARIFRPVFRLISRSWHMYPLGFLFGLGFDTATEIGLLGISATQASQGLSPWAIMVFPLLFSAGMSLVDTLDGHLMLGAYGWAYMKPIRKIYYNMTITLVSVVVAVVIGSIEALGLMGDQLDLKGSFWSFIGSLNDSFGMLGYMIIGIFVASWAISVMLYRLKGFDRIEVNAG; encoded by the coding sequence ATGATCCTACGCCTTGCCCAGATTTTCAGTGACTCCAGCACCCGGGTTCGCGCCAAGCTGTTTGGCATCTACGGCTTGTTGATCGGCATTAACGTGGTCGCCTGGATCTGGGCGCTGGTGGCGTTCCATGAGCACCCGGTGCTGCTCGGCACCGCGCTCCTGGCCTACGGTTTCGGGCTGCGGCATGCGGTGGATGCCGACCATATCGCCGCCATCGACAACGTGACCCGCAAGCTGATGCAGGAAAAGAAACGTCCGGTGGCGGTGGGCTTCTTTTTCTCCCTGGGACATTCTTCGGTGGTGGTCCTGGCATCCATTGGCGTCGCGTTTGCGGCCTCGGTGATGCAGGCGCGGTTTGAAGGGTTCAAGGCCATCGGCGGGGTGATCGGCACGTCGGTCTCGGCCTCGTTCCTGCTGGTCATCGCCTTGATGAACCTGGTGATCCTGCACGCGATCTACAAGGCCTGGCGCCATGTGCGCCAGGGCGGTGCGTATGTGGAGGACGACTTCGACCTGCTGCTGGCGGATCGGGGTTTCATGGCGCGGATTTTCCGCCCGGTGTTTCGCCTGATCAGCCGCAGCTGGCATATGTACCCGTTGGGTTTCCTGTTCGGCCTGGGCTTTGATACGGCCACCGAGATCGGCCTGTTGGGGATTTCTGCGACCCAGGCCTCTCAAGGGCTGTCGCCGTGGGCGATCATGGTGTTCCCGCTGCTGTTCAGCGCCGGCATGTCCCTGGTGGACACGCTGGACGGTCACCTGATGCTGGGGGCATACGGCTGGGCGTACATGAAGCCGATCCGCAAGATCTACTACAACATGACCATCACCCTGGTATCGGTGGTGGTTGCGGTGGTGATCGGCAGTATCGAGGCGTTGGGGTTGATGGGTGACCAGTTGGACCTGAAGGGATCGTTCTGGAGTTTTATCGGCTCGCTGAACGACAGTTTCGGGATGCTGGGCTACATGATCATCGGGATCTTCGTGGCCAGTTGGGCGATCTCGGTGATGCTGTATCGCCTCAAGGGCTTTGACCGGATTGAAGTGAACGCGGGTTGA